Genomic window (Dasypus novemcinctus isolate mDasNov1 chromosome 10, mDasNov1.1.hap2, whole genome shotgun sequence):
GTGCCTGCTGGGGCAGGGGATGAAGGGTGGGGGTTCCTGCACGTCCTTGGGGCCTGGCGCACCCCCACTCAGCCTGTCAGAGGCTGAGCCTGGACTTGAACTCAGCTCTGTGGGACTTCGGGCAGGGTCAGGCCACTCACACTGTACCTTGTGTTCTGGTTGTTTTCCTGGCCATGGAGACAGGCCAGGCGGGGGAGACTTAAGGGTGGCGCGAGGGCACTGCCCGCACAGGGCGCAGACCCCTGTTAGCCCAGTGTGTTTCCCAAAAGCTGACAGGTGCGGGCGGGGTGTGGAGGTGGACACGAGGTGGCGGGACTGGGTCCTCCTCCTGCAGGAATTGCCTGTGCCGTGGGAGCCGCTGGGCCCTACACAGGACCGCAtcctccaccctccctcccccaacctgTGCGCGCGTGCTCTGCGCCTGTGTGCTCGGGGAGGAGGTGGGCCGCCGCTGCGCCCCGTGAGTGGGGCTGAGTGCAGGGTGCGGGCGGCGGGGACCTGGGGAGGCGTGCGCCCGCCTGACCCCGCGCCCTGCCTCCCGCCGCAGCCCACTGGGACGAGAAGTTCCACCACAAGATGGTGGACAACCGCGGCTTCATGGTGACGCGTTCCTACACTGTGGGGGTCACGATGATGCACCGGACAGGTGGGTGACTTCAGGGGCAGAGGACTAATGGGGGGGGCTATTCCTGCAGGATGGCGGGGCctgacccacccccaccccagcctgcctctccccgcccccccccagcctgccccaccccccatatACCCCAGCCTGCCCCCCAGCCTGTCCCATCCagccccccagcccagcccagcccacagcctgctccatcccctccccccagcttGGCCCCTAGCCtggcccaccctcaccccccagccgggcccccagcctgccccccccAGCCTGCCCAGTGCCCTCTCTGCCCCTCCAGGCCTCTACAACTACTATGACGATGAGAAGGAAAAGCTGCAGATGGTGGAGATGCCCCTGGCCCACAAGCTGTCCAGCCTCATCATCCTCATGCCCCACCACGTGGAGCCCCTCGAGCGCCTCGAAAAGCTGCTGACCAAAGAGCAGCTCAAGAGCTGGATGGGCAAGATGCAGAAGAAGGCCGTCGCCATCTCCCTGCCCAAGGGTGTGGTGGAGGTGACCCACGACCTGCAGGTGAGGGGGCACCCAACTCGGGCCTGCCGGGCCCGGTGAGGAGGGAGCTTGGGCCGCCCGTTCACCAGGGCGGGTTTGTCCTGAGCACCCCCCGGGCATCCGGGCAGTACAGGGCTCTGCTGTGGGAGAGGTGGTGTGGGCCTTGCCCTTGGGCAGATGATGGTAATACCATTGGCTAAATgtaattgagcacctgctgtatgcCTGGCATTCTCCTAAACACTTTACATGTATTAAGCTCTCTTAATCCTCCGGACAGCTTTCATTGGtaggattttatttttcaaatgtgggAACTGAgtctcagaaaggttaagtaatttgtccaaagtcacacagctggtaactCAGACACCCTGGTACCAGTGCCATGCCCTTAGTCACTGTGCTGTGCTGCCAGTGAGAGTGTAAAGTGGCCCTAGTTATAGACTGTTAATGCCAGAGCTTCATCCATCCTGCAGTAATTAGAATAACAACGATGACTTTCAACTATGGGTCCCATATGCGGATGGCCAGAAACTTAGCACACATGTTCAAGATCCCTCCCTGCTCACAACCGCCCCAGGTGGTGGCCAGGGGCTCTGAGAGAGGCAGTGACATGCAGAGGTCATGCTGGTAAGTGCTGGAGCTGTGACGGGACCTCAGGATGAAAACGCCTGGCAGCCTTTCCATCTATCAAGAGGGagcacttttttgttgtttattttagttGTTTTCCCCCCGATATGCCtctttcatctgtttgctcattgtttttgcccaCTGTTTGTGCTTATtgttgctctttttatttttttctcattgtttccttgtttttttgcgcattgtctgctcttttttctttttctttttttggaggcactgggaactgaacctgggaccttccatgtgggaggcaggtgctcaactgctcgagccacatccgcttctagAGCACGTTTTTAATCTCCTCAAAAGAGAAAACCTCCTGTCTCTTTCTTGCCCTGGATGCCATAAATGGTTCCTTGGCAGGGCTCCCACCCACAGAAATGATCCAGACTTGCCACTGAGAGAGCTTGGCGAGAGAAAGCTTGAGAAGAAATGGGACTTAGGCTCGGCTCTGACCGGACACCAGTGAGCTTGCTCTGGTGTGAACTGTGGATAGTACCGGTGGTTGCCGGGGGGAGCCGGCACTGCCtgccccctggcctggccccctTCCTCAGTGGCAGCCTTTCTCCTACTCTCTTCTCCCCTTCGTTGTCCTGTGTCTCCGTGGAACCCTTGGTGGGGGCACTTCCCGCCGTACAGGGGTAGATGGAGTTGAGAATCTCAGGGTGTGTCACTGGCGCCTCATCCTGGGGCCTGGAGTAGCTGGATTTAGGGCGCCGGTCACAGGCCCCTGAGTCTCAGACGGTGGTCTCTCTGGCCGTGTTGGGGAAGTAGGAGCTGTCCTCCAGAAGCCTGGGCCCCGGAGGCTGCTGCTCAGTCGTCCAGGAGCGCTTGCCAGGTGTCTCTTCTGCACTGAGAGCCGAGGATGCAGGAGAGAGCAGGACACGGGCCCTGCCCTCGAGgaggagcagacagtgagcagggAGGCCCAGGGGAGCCCTGCGGCCTCCAGGATGCAGGCTGTCCTTGGGTACAGGGGTGGCTCGCTGAGAGAGGAGGCGGAGGCGCAGGGCAGGCACGTTCACACGCTAAGGAGCTTGTCCTCGGCTCCCAGGAGCATCcagagccaggcagaggggtatgTGTGGGTGTGCTTTCACTTTTTACCGTGGCACACAAATATATGAGAAGTAGAGGGCTTAGGGTGATGAACCCATCATCCAGCCTCGGCCGTCAGCTCCTGGCCAAGAGTGACTCATCTAGACCGCCCACCCCTGCTGCCCTCAAATCCAGGTGATTTTGAAACAGCTCTCAGATGCCTAGTCGTTATGGGAAGGTTTTAAGTCTGGGAGTGATGTGGATGTAGATCAGTGTTTTCAGACTTGAGTGTTGAAAATCCCCTGGAGAGTTTGTAGACAGTTTCCcggccccccgcccaccccccgaGATCCAGCTTCAGAGGATCTGGGCTGGGGTCAGGGAACGTGCCTCTCGAGTCGGCTCCCGGGTGGTGCTGGCTCTGGGGGGTGCCTAGGGCACCGTCACCTCCTCTGATGGGAGACGGTGGGGCGCGAGGGCGGAGGGTGAGGGTCCGTGAGCCTCACCGGCCATGGCCTCACCTGGTGCCACCTGGTCCTCCAGAAACACCTGGCGGGGCTGGGCCTGACCGAGGCCATCGACAAGAACAAGGCAGACCTGTCCCGCATGTCGGGCAAGAAGGACCTGTACCTGGCCAGTGTGCTCCACGCCACCGCCTTCGAGTGGGACACGGAGGGCAACCCCTTTGACCAGGACATCTACGGGCGCGAGGAGCTGCGCAGCCCCAAGCTCTTCTACGCCGACCACCCCTTCATCTTCCTGGTGCGAGACACCCAGAGCGGCTCCCTGCTGTTCATCGGGCGCCTGGTCCGGCCTAAGGGCGACAAGATGCGGGACGAGTTGTAGGCCTGGGGCGGGAGGAGGCAGCGAAGGCTCCTGAGACACATGGGTGCTATGGGGGGGGGCCGAGGTACCAGCCTGGGACATTccttgggggggggtgggggtggagcagaGCAGGGTCCCGGTGTCCCAGCGAACCTTCCCAGCCAAAATCCGCTCCACTTGGACGCGGGCCCCGAGATTTCACGAAGCTGTACCCGGCAGTAGCCGTCGTGCCCTGGCCTGTCCCGGGACGGGCCTGCCTCGGTGTTCGTGTTTGAAACCCAGCACTCTCCATCTTCACGCAAGATGGAATTGAGCCAGGGGTTTTTCCCAGCCCTGGTGGAACGGGGGCCCTCTTTTCCTGACACTGCCACCACCtcggccccctccccagctctttCCCAACCTCCTTCCAACTTCCCTCAACTGTAAAACAAGGTGCTACAGCCCCTGGGACCAGGCCCCTCCAGAAAGGTCCTGGCCCCCGCGAGGGAGGTTGGAAAATAGCTCAGAGGAGGGGTCCCACAGACTCCGGTCAAGAATCATTGCATCAGGCACCATGGGAGGaactgttcatttcttttttccttttttttttattaagtttttcaAAGAAGGGGGAAGGAAGGTGGGAAATGGGCCTTGGTTGCTGTCAAACTGAGAACTTATttgtaccatttttttttttttccaataaaacttttcCAATGAAATTTTGTTGGAGCCTGGAAGACGACTGGATGGCCAGGAGAGTCCCACGCCGCTTCCCGGGGACAGGGTCTCGTCCTGATAAGATATTAGGCCCTGAAATGTTGGCAGATAATCCTGACTTGGGAAGTTGTCTGGGCGGTAGAGATTGTTCCAGGGAGGTGTGACTGCAGGGACACGCTGGCCTGGAGCCAGGGCGTCCCAGCGCTGCCCTGCAGGTCAACAAAGTACCACCACCTGGTGACTCACAACAGGAATGTATTCTCTCCTGGTTCTGGAGGCTATAAACCCAAAATCACTGTGTCAGCCTGACCACATTCTCCAGTGGCTCTAGAAAGaattctgtgcctctttttggctTTCGGTGGCTCCTGGCAATGAGCGTTCCATGGCTTATGGCCACGTCACCGCAGTCTGCCTCGGTGACCACACGGCCTTCTCCCCATGCACCCCTGCCTCTGTTTTTGTGTAAGGACGCATCACACTGGGTTAAGGACCTGTGGGAGTCCAGAATGACCTTGTTTTAGCTGGTGACAGCTGCAGcagccctatttccaaataaggtcacaatcTGAGGTCCTGGGGGGTTGGATGTCAACTTACCttttccggggggggggggggcatcgtTCAATTCATAAGAGCCCGCAAGCCCTACGTTTCAAGCTGACCTAATTCCATAAGCAGGTTGAGTGTGAACGCCAGTGCAGGATGCCTGCTTTGGGCAGGGCTTCTGAAGAAAGGAGCTTGGGGGGATCCTTGCTCTCGGGTGACCCAGCACGTCGGGGTTGTggcaggcggggaggagggaCCCGGCGTGGTTGCCCCTCACGGCCCTCGGCTCCTGACACCGTAGCTCAGGGAGGGAAGTGGACCCAGGTCAGATCTCGTCCCCTAAGGGCTCCGTCTGGGACAGTGACCGGTTGGCTCCATACTCTGCTCTAGTCACTTGGATCTTTCTGTTCCAAGATGTGTCAAGCTCGTTCCCCTGCCTCGGGACCTTTGCACTAGCCGTTCTCTGCCTGGCGAGCAGGAGACTGGTGTCTGGGGAGGCAACGACCAGGGGACGCTGTATTGGGCCCCACCTCCGCTGCCTGCCAGCTGGCTGGCCCTGGGCCGGTCACCTCCTCTCTGGACACCTCTCTGGCTCCATGCTGCCAACAACTCTGCCACAACGGTTGTTGGTCCAGCGAGGGAGCCCCTGCCTGGTCTGGTCACCCAGCCGGTGTCCTCCGACAGGTGACCGTGGCTGCACAAGGCCCGCCGAGTCACTCCTCTTATTCCCACAGTGGGGTTTTAACCAACTTTAGAGCCCCAGGTCTGTTCTGTGCCTTGGCCGCGGGTCAGATCTCTTCCCGTAAGGGGCTCCGTCTGGGACAGTGATCAGTTGTGCTCTAGTCATTCGGGTCACTTGGATCTTTCTGTTCGTCGATGTGTCAAGCTTGTtccctgcctcaggacctttgcactagTTCTCTGCCTGGCAAGCGGTTTGCCCAGATCTTTGCAGGGATGCTTTCTGTCATCCAGGACTGGGCTCCAATGTCATCAGCCCAGAGACGCCTTCCCTGGGACCACCCGCTATCGAGGGTCCCTCCCCATACCTCGGCTTCTCTACCGGGTTTTCCTGTTTATTGGCTCTTTAGCACAGTGAAGTTACCTGCTCGCTGACGTGTTCGCTGTTCGTCTCCCCTGCTAGAATGAAAGTTCACGAGAATAGGAACCACGTCTGTCTGTTCATGGCTGTATGTCCTTCACCTAGATTCAGTGTCTTACACATAGAAGGCAGCGAGAATGTATCTGCTGAATAAATaagggctgtgctggaagagccCAGGGCTGTGGGAGCCCAGAGAGGAAGCCATGACTGCCGGGGGAGACCCAGGAAGGCTGCCAGGAGGAGGTGCCATCTGCGCTGCCTTGAAAGGTGAGCAGGCATTTCTTGATCAGAATTGTGACTTTAGTAGTACCTTTGTATTTTGCTCCGCTTTGTGCCAAATCTGTGAGTTACTTACTATATATAGTTTTACTGGCCTTTCCTAACAGCTTGGCTGGGTAGGGCTTGTCATCCCTCTTCTACAGGTGAGCGGCCCCACAGCCGCTGGCGGCAGAGCTGGGGGTTGACCCTCGTCAGCCCCGTAGCTGTTCTCGCCTCCCGTAGCTCGGGGAAGGTAGGCGGGGCTGACCGGATTCCAGTAACCGGCGCAGAGCCTGCCCCGGCCCAGCAGTGGCCTCTCAGTAGGCCCTTTAAGGGGGGCAGTCATCCTGGCCGGCAGGCGCGGCGCGGGCCCAGGGGTCAGCCCGCAGCGCCGGGGGCAGCGAAGGGAGCCAGGCCTGGGGTCAGGGTCCGCCCAGGTGACGCCAGGGGCCCGGGAGCCGCACTCCTCCATCGTGGCATGGGTGGGGAGGTCTGTGCTGCCATCTCGGGTCATCTCTCAGGTCACTTGCAGCGAGCGGTGGGGCCGCTTGTGTTGAGGGTGGCAGTGCAGGTGGCGGAGGTGGCGTGTGGTTGCGGGgcagccgggggtggggggtggggccagCTGTGTCGGCGCCCCCAGGGGCCCATCGCTGGCTGCATGGCTATAGCCCTTCGCGGGGAGGGCCGGGGGGCTTGTTAAACAGGAAGAAGTGGGGCTGACGGAGCTCAAGGGGTTggtccccagaacctccta
Coding sequences:
- the SERPINH1 gene encoding serpin H1, giving the protein MRSLPLIGTLCLLAAAALAAEVKKPAADPGTAEKLSPKAATLAERSTGLAFSLYQVVAKDLALENILLSPVVVASSLGLVSLGGKAATASQAKAVLSAEQLRDEEMHAGLGELLRSLSNSTARNVTWKLGSRLYGPSSVSFAEDFVRSSRQHYNCEHSKINFRDKRSALQSINEWAAQTTDGKLPEVTKDVERTDGALLVNAMFFKPHWDEKFHHKMVDNRGFMVTRSYTVGVTMMHRTGLYNYYDDEKEKLQMVEMPLAHKLSSLIILMPHHVEPLERLEKLLTKEQLKSWMGKMQKKAVAISLPKGVVEVTHDLQKHLAGLGLTEAIDKNKADLSRMSGKKDLYLASVLHATAFEWDTEGNPFDQDIYGREELRSPKLFYADHPFIFLVRDTQSGSLLFIGRLVRPKGDKMRDEL